Proteins encoded within one genomic window of Triticum aestivum cultivar Chinese Spring chromosome 2D, IWGSC CS RefSeq v2.1, whole genome shotgun sequence:
- the LOC123050897 gene encoding putative disease resistance protein RGA4 has protein sequence MGHTAYSGLDNKDVLHKFTYTANIHTTLVINFEDIFNQQTLSLVPLDILVSSGQNQTFEDIGLSNLNELVIHGFFREEKPNYGMRYVMHDLLHDLALKVASYDCLSLRLPSVGSMEIQPTTCHLSISTDDLGKYDEVSGEKLKSELEELKTRFKVEHLHTLMLFGKLDEGFVKIFGDFFGKVNVLHVLRLPSMLCSVESMLHNFSGLVHLRYLCLGTDESQMHLPLSISKFYHLRILDLRLWGGSHDLPENMSNLAKLCHFYVPYNGLHSDIYCVGKLKLLEELKVFEVNKKSEGFEPQQLEHLTKLRELGIYNLEKIDTVEEAGQAKLMEKKYLRKLTLEWDSGRTSVEPGVEAVVLERLQPHGDIQVLCIRGHGGPSCPTWLGDDFTVEALQFLYLDGVSWDVFPSLGKAWDLRELRLEDITGPKEFIIEESFCMLIKLELISLGSFRKWLYPAKEGSSLGGDLLPLDTHMFPLLQVLIIRDCSKLLGFPFSNHIVSPDWFPKLQELEVLYCPEFSSVIPISWIESLCSVTMKSVKQLEKFAYSKSSDGAELEIIGKGDLRSLDQVLVFDKDTGLGELTLEMCPPLELKHLLMLTSLKKLIVKSSDDLVGLLGGQGDVERQLPLWFPKLQKLEIWDCPEFSSVIPISWIERLRCVTIRCAKMLKEFTYSKSSNGAEVEIIGESDLHSIDQVLIFDKETCLEKLTLNRCPRLELKHLLMLTSLKTLFVFHSDALVGPLGGQGDVEWQLPIEHMRIWDLNGNSGEELTDLLPHLPKLSKLEIDECKT, from the coding sequence ACTCTCTCTCTTGTGCCACTAGATATTTTGGTATCTAGTGGTCAAAACCAAACATTTGAAGACATAGGTTTGAGCAATTTAAATGAGTTAGTCATCCATGGATTTTTCAGAGAGGAGAAACCTAATTATGGTATGCGTTATGTTATGCATGACCTACTGCATGATTTGGCATTGAAGGTTGCATCTTATGATTGTCTTAGTTTACGTCTCCCTAGTGTTGGATCAATGGAGATTCAGCCAACCACCTGTCACTTGTCTATAAGCACAGATGACTTAGGGAAATATGATGAAGTGTCTGGTGAAAAATTAAAGAGTGAATTGGAAGAACTGAAGACAAGATTTAAGGTTGAACATTTACATACATTGATGTTATTTGGAAAATTGGATGAAGGTTTTGTCAAGAtatttggtgatttttttgggaaagtgaatgttcttcatgttcttcgtttGCCCAGCATGCTTTGTTCAGTGGAGTCAATGTTACATAACTTTTCAGGACTAGTCCACCTACGATACCTATGTTTAGGGACAGATGAGAGTCAGATGCATTTACCACTTAGCATCTCAAAATTTtatcatttaagaattttagatcttcgATTGTGGGGTGGCAGTCATGATTTGCCCGAAAACATGAGCAACCTTGCCAAATTATGCCATTTTTATGTCCCATATAATGGGCTTCATTCTGATATTTATTGTGTGGGAAAACTTAAACTCTTAGAAGAGTTAAAGGTATTTGAAGTTAACAAAAAAAGCGAAGGGTTTGAACCACAGCAACTAGAGCACTTGACAAAGCTAAGGGAGCTTGGCATCTACAACCTTGAGAAGATAGATACTGTAGAAGAAGCAGGTCAAGCAAAACTGATGGAGAAAAAATATTTGAGGAAGTTAACATTGGAATGGGATAGTGGGCGGACAAGTGTTGAGCCTGGTGTGGAAGCAGTGGTTCTTGAGAGACTTCAACCACATGGAGATATTCAAGTGTTGTGCATTAGAGGGCACGGAGGCCCTTCTTGTCCAACATGGCTGGGTGATGACTTCACTGTTGAGGCTCTACAATTTCTTTATCTTGATGGTGTTTCTTGGGATGTTTTCCCTTCTTTAGGGAAGGCGTGGGATCTTCGTGAACTGAGGTTGGAGGACATTACTGGACCGAAGGAGTTTATTATAGAGGAGAGCTTTTGCATGCTAATAAAGCTTGAACTCATTAGCCTAGGAAGTTTTCGAAAATGGCTTTACCCAGCCAAAGAAGGCTCTTCCCTGGGTGGAGACTTGTTGCCACTGGATACTCATATGTTCCCTCTTTTGCAAGTGCTGATTATTAGAGATTGCTCAAAACTCTTGGGGTTTCCTTTCTCAAACCACATTGTTTCCCCAGATTGGTTTCCGAAACTACAAGAGCTTGAGGTACTATACTGTCCAGAATTCTCGTCAGTGATTCCCATCTCCTGGATTGAAAGTTTGTGTTCTGTCACGATGAAATCTGTAAAGCAACTAGAGAAGTTTGCATACTCAAAATCATCTGATGGAGCAGAATTGGAAATTATTGGAAAGGGTGATCTGCGTAGCTTAGACCAAGTGTTAGTTTTTGATAAAGACACAGGTCTTGGGGAACTGACACTGGAGATGTGCCCACCTCTGGAGTTGAAGCACCTTCTGATGCTAacgtcactgaagaaattgattgtAAAAAGCTCAGATGATCTGGTTGGACTACTAGGAGGCCAGGGTGATGTGGAAAGGCAGCTCCCACTTTGGTTTCCCAAACTACAAAAGCTTGAGATATGGGACTGTCCAGAATTCTCGTCAGTGATTCCCATCTCTTGGATTGAACGTCTACGCTGTGTCACGATACGATGTGCAAAGATGCTAAAGGAGTTTACGTACTCAAAATCATCCAATGGAGCAGAAGTGGAAATTATTGGAGAGAGTGATTTGCATAGCATAGACCAAGTGTTAATTTTTGATAAAGAAACATGTCTTGAGAAGCTCACACTCAACAGGTGCCCACGTCTGGAGTTGAAGCACCTTCTGATGCTAACCTCCTTGAAGACATTGTTTGTATTTCATTCAGATGCTCTGGTTGGGCCACTAGGAGGTCAGGGTGATGTGGAATGGCAGCTCCCTATTGAGCATATGCGGATCTGGGACTTAAATGGTAATAGTGGGGAGGAATTGACAGATCTCCTCCCCCACCTCCCAAAGCTCTCCAAATTGGAAATAGATGAGTGTAAAACATAA